In Asticcacaulis sp. SL142, the sequence GCCCTGGTGGAGGCGGGCCTGCTCAATGCTGGCGACACACTTTATTGCCCCAAGGGCCAAAAGACCGCCCGTATTCGCGCCGATGGTTCACTGGTGCACGGCGAGCTTTCGGGTTCAATCCATAAGCTTGGGGCTATGCTGGAGCAATCACCGGCCTGCAATGGCTGGACGTACTGGCGGTTTAAATCGGATGCTGGATTAAAGCCGATCGACGATCTGCGCTCCCGCATACGGGCTGATATGAACTAATTTCAGACCAGTGATGGTATAAACTTCAAAGCCTTGTCGAACACCGTCGGCAGGGCTTTTTTGTCATCAAAGCTAAGATATTGATACTGATTATGTCGGCGCAGAAAATCCGTTAGTTGCAGCGCGGTTATACGCTGAAGCCACACATCCTGAGTTAACCTGAAATGGGTAAAGACATGGTCGTAGCGGCCAATTAATTTAGCCTCACCGGAAATCAATAATTGATTTTTACTCTCAACATCCGCCCATACCTTATCCCGCCAATCCAGATGAGGTAGCCCCAACATCCCCCCAAGCAAGCCTTTATCGGGTCGGCGTTCAACAATAAAACCCTCGTCAGAAACAATCAAAAACACCACGCCATAGCGATGAGGCTTGGGTATTTTTGACAACCTGACCGGATAGTTTTCGGGGCGGTTCAGATGGTGGGCTTGGCAACCTTCACTCATGGGACATTCGGCACATTTTGGCGTCTTGGGCCGACAGACGCTAGATGCCAAATCCATCAGGGCTTGCGGCCAGTCAGAGGCCCGATCAGCACGAACCCATTGCGCGGCCAAAGCTTTTAAAGCAGGTTTTGACCCTGGCACCGGCTCATCGACCGCATAGATTCGGCTCATGATCCGCTCAATATTACCATCAACGACATTGGCAGGTTTATCGAATGCAAAAGCGGCCACGGCTGCCGCTGTATAGGGGCCAAAACTGGGAATTTTCAGCAAGCTTATCTCGTCACTCGGAAACACCCCCTGATGCTGGCTGACGACCATGCGCGCCCCTTTCAGCAGGTTGCGAGCCCTTGAATAATAGCCAAGGCCCGCCCACGCGGCCATGACCTCGCCATCCTCTGCGGTTGCCAGATCCTGAACCGTTGGCCAGCGCTTTAGAAAGGCTTCATAATAAGGCGTAGCGTGTGGCACTGTAGTCTGCTGCAACATAACCTCAGACAGCCACACCCGATAAGGATCAATAATTGATTCACTACCCGGTGCCCGCCGCCACGGTAGTGACCGCGCATGGTCATCGTACCAGTCGAGCAATTTTGAACGTAATCGCGAGACATCATCTGCAGACAGGTTTATAACAGTTGTCATGAAGCGTACCTTGCCATCCCTTGAAGACGCGGTAGCCATTTTGCGCGCCACACGCACCAAGCGCATGCCTAAACCACCGCCGCCGCCTGTCAACCGTCAGATCACGCCCCTGCTCAAGAGCCTGAGTGCGCGCTTTGAGGCTTATGACACAGGGGCCGGTCGGCTGAAAAACCGCTGGCCTGAGATTGTCGGTGAGTCACTGGCCAAATTGTCCGAGCCCGTAAAAATCATATCAGGTCGCCCTGCGGCCAAACCGACAGCGCGCGGAAGCCTGTCAAAAAATGCACCCACGCCTGCCAATACTAAAAGCGTTGGTATACTGGAGATACGCTGCGAAGGCGCTTATGCATCAATACTTCAGCACCAGCAGGATTTGATTATGTCCCGCGTCAATCTGTTTCTTGGGGCAGGTTCTGTGGGCCGCCTGCGCATCGTGCAAGGACAGGTGAGCCACACCACCCGGCAAGCCACAGCAACGGTTCAGTCACGGCCCTTGAATGCCGAGCAGGAACTGGCCCTGCAAAACAGCCTTAAGGATGTCGGTGATGACCGCTTACGGCAGACATTGCTCAAGCTGGGCCGTTCTGTGATCGCCAGAGATAATGCCCGCACAAAGGCTCCGGAGCGATCACCGAAAACGTAAACCACCTCTTGCTCAGGCCATAATCTCGCCTTACACACGATTGAAGAATTTAACACCGCTGCGCGGAATCAGATATGATTTCGGAGCTTTGCGATTTAACGCCCATTATCACACTTTGATCTGGTGACCTCTATGTCTATGAACTTTGGAAAATATCTGGCCGTAGCGGCTTTAGGGTTTGGGTTGATGGTTTCGGCCTGCTCAAAAGGTGGCGGAGATGCGGTGAAGTCGGATGACATGGTGATGGGGTCGGATAATGCACCGATTACCCTGGTCGAATATGCGTCCGTGACCTGCAGCCACTGCGCCCAATTTAATGAGACTGTGTTTCCGGATATCAAGAAAAATTACATTGATACTGGCAAGGTTAAATATATCTTTCGTGAGTTCCTAACGGCGCCCAATGATGTCTCGGCCGCAGGGGTTTTGCTGGCACGATGCGCAGGTGAAGATAAGTATTTTCAGGTCATCGACTCCGTTATGCGTTCACAGCGGGAAATCTTTGAAACCGGTGATGCCAAAGGCGTACTTCTGCGCGTGGCCAAAACGGCCGGCATATCGGATGACCAGTTCAATAAGTGCGTCACCGATCCTGAAGGTTTGAAGCGCATTAACGCGAACATGGAAACAGCGATCAAAGAGCACAATATCACCGGCACCCCAACTTTCCTGATTAACGGTAAGAAGTACGATTACAAAGGCGGCGACATCAAAGAATTCGACGCTGCCTTTGCCGCAGCTTCGCCTGCCAAATAGATCGCCCAATAGCCTCAATGATGAAACTGCCGCAAATAAACATACTCAAGGCTCGCAGTCTCAGAGGGCTGGCGTTTCGCTGCGCCCTTGGTCTGGCGACTGGGTTTGCGGTAGTGGCGCCTATATCATTGTATGCGCAAAACAAGGCAGCATCTCAGGCCGAACTGCCGGAGATGTATAAAGGCAATCCCAACGCTCCGGTTGAGGTCGTGCAATATGCTTCCGCCACCTGCTCCCATTGCGCCCACTGGCACAATACAGTCTGGCCGGAGTTTGAAAAAAAGTACGTCAAGACCGGCAAGGTTAAGTTTACGTTCCGCGAAGTGGCCACTCAACCGGCCAATGTGGCTTTTGGCGTCTACATGGTCGGGCGGTGTGCGGCCGCCAAGCCTCCTGCCAAAATGACGGCATCGACAGCCTATTTCACGGTCGTCGACGGTTTTCTGAAAGATCAGGCCAAAGTCGCCCAGAGTGGCGATGCCTTGACTGAGATTAAAACCCTGGCCGCGCGCGTCGGTATGGATGACGCTGAGCTGGATGCCTGCCTCAAAGACGAAGCCCTGTTTCAAAAGGTGCGTGACCGCATGGAAAAAACCATGCAAGCCAACAACGTCGAAGGCACACCCACCTTTTTCGTAAACGGTGTGCGCCTAGATGGTGAAACCGAGCTAAAAGATTTTGACGCCGCCATTACCGCCGCGCAAAAACCGAAAAAGAAATCATCTTAAGACGTGCAATTCCAGCGGCTTAAACTCTCAGGCTTCAAATCATTCGTCGATGCTTCGGAATTTCGCATCGATCCCGGTCTGACGGGCATAGTTGGCCCAAACGGCTGCGGCAAATCCAACCTGCTTGAGGCCCTGCGCTGGGTTATGGGGGCCACCTCCGCTAAGGCTATGCGCGGCATGGGCATGGATGATGTTATTTTTGCGGGTTCCGATAAACGTCCATCACGGAACTGGGCCGAAGTCACACTGACTATCGACAATGCTGATCGTTTGGCGCCGCAGCCCTTTACCGACCAGCCCGTGCTCGAAGTGGCCCGCCGTATCGACCGTGGCGCTGGTTCTACCTATAAGGTCAATGGCAAGGAAGTCCGCGCCCGTGACGTGCAGCTTTTGTTTGCAGATGCCTCAACCGGGGCTAACTCCCCGGCCCTCGTCCGTCAGGGGCAGATCTCGGAACTGATTGCCGCCAAGCCGCAAAACCGTAGGCGCGTTCTCGAAGAAGCTGGCGGCGTATCCGGCCTGCATACGCGCCGTCACGAAGCTGAACTGCGCCTGCGCGCCGCTGAAACCAACCTGTCACGCTTGGATGATATTTCGCGCGAATTGGATCAGGCTTTGTCGCGTCTGAAACGTGAAGCCCGTCAGGCTGATAAATATAAGAAAATTTCGGCTGAAATCCGCGCCCTGCAAAAAGCGATCCTGCACGCCAAATGGCTGGAGGCCCTGACGGCGTTTCAGACAGCGACCGGCGAGATGCAAACCTTAAGCCGCCACGTAGAAGAGACCACCCGCGTGGCGGCAGTGGCCCAGACCGAAGCCCTGAAATCTGCCGAAATTATCCCTCGCTTGCGTGAAGAAGAGGCGGTAGCCGCAACCGTCATGCATCGCCTCAACATCGAGAAAGAACGCCTTGATCTGGAAGAAAAACAGGCACGGAACGAGATTGAGCGCCTTAAAGCCGATCTGCAACGGCAGCAATCTGACCACGCTCGTGAACTTGACCTTTCCGGTGATGGTCAAAACCAGATTGAGCGCCTAACCACGGCCCTTGATAAGGTGAAGCAGGAAATATCTGAGGCCCCCTCACGCGAGCCCGAATTGGAGGCGGCGGTTGCTACCGCCGAAACCGCACGTCAGGCAGCCGATCAAACGATTGAACGTCTGGCGTCCGAATTGGCGGCGCTTAACGAGAGACAAAGACTTGAGGCGGCGCGTCTGCGTGAGGCCGAAAACAGGTTTGAACGCGCCCAGGCGCAAGTGAAGGCCGCGCAGTCGGAGAAAGCGAATCTGGGCAGCTTTGATCATGACGCCATCACCGCCCTTGAACTGGCGGTAACCGCATCACAACGCACTCTTGATGAAGCCCGCAACACCAGCGAAACTCTTGACGCCGGACGCGCCCCCCTTATCGAGGCCGAAGCCGAGGCACGCAAAGCTGTACGCGAAGCCGAGGATAAGCTGGGTCGTATGACCGCCGAGGCGCGCGGGTTATCGCAAATTCTGCTGGGCAGCAATTCCAAAGAGAAAGCGCCTGTGCTTGATGCCGTGCGGGCCGATAAGGGTTATGAGCTGGCGCTGGCGGCCGCGTTAGGTGAAGACCTTAACCTGCGGCTGTCAGCGCGTAACAGTACCGATGCGCTCGCCTTTTGGGTTGAGGACTTCACCGCACAAAACACTATAAACTGGCCCGCAGGCGTTACGCCCCTTAGCCAGTTCATCAAGGCCCCAACCGCCCTGACAGCCCGTTTGAATGCGGTTGGGGTTGTAGCTCAATCTGACGGCGACAGTTTGCAGGCTCTGTTACCGACCGGGGCACGCCTTGTCTCCGTCGAGGGCGATCTGTGGCGCTGGGACGGCGTCATCGTGCGCGCCAAGGCCCCAAAGCCTGCCGCCGTCAGGCTGTCGCAACGCACCCGACTGGAAGATCTGGAAACCGAGATCGATGCACTCAAGCCGGAGCTTGCCACCGCGCAGGCTACTTTGGCCGCCGCCGCTCAGGCTCAGAGGGTTCACGAAGACAATGTGCGTAACGCGCGGCTGAAAATACCGGAGCTTGAACGCACTTTACGCGGCCAACAAATCAAACTGGATGAGTTGCAAAAAGCGCAGGCCCGTTTTGACGCCCGCACTCTGGCGCTGAGCGAGACCCTGACCCGCCTTGAAGAAGGCATGATCGAGGCATCAGAAGCTCTTGAAACTGTACGGTCGAAGCAATCCGCACCACAGGATCAGACCGAGCTTAACAATGCTCTCAACACAGCCCGTCAGGATGCTGAAATTAAACGTCAATTGGTCACCGCGACGCGATCAGCCCTTGATGAAGAAAAACGCAACCGTGCCGCAAGAGAAGGCCGCGAACGCAATATCAGCCGCGATCTGAGTGAGTGGACCCGTCGCCATGCTGAATCGAAAGCCCGTATCGAGCGCCTGCAAAAGGATCAAAACGCTACCGCCGAAGCGTTGAGTAAGGCCACAGATGCGCCTGCCGCGTTCGAAGACAAACGCATAAGCCTGCTGGACTCGCTGGAAACCGCTGAAAAACGCCTGACTGATGCGCGCGATAAACTACAAACCGCCGAAAATACCCGGCGTGAGGCTGACATAAAAGAACGCGCTCTGGAACAGGACGCCGCCGCAGCCCGCGAGCAACGCGCAGGCGCTGGGGCCCGCCTTGA encodes:
- the mutY gene encoding A/G-specific adenine glycosylase produces the protein MTGGGGGLGMRLVRVARKMATASSRDGKVRFMTTVINLSADDVSRLRSKLLDWYDDHARSLPWRRAPGSESIIDPYRVWLSEVMLQQTTVPHATPYYEAFLKRWPTVQDLATAEDGEVMAAWAGLGYYSRARNLLKGARMVVSQHQGVFPSDEISLLKIPSFGPYTAAAVAAFAFDKPANVVDGNIERIMSRIYAVDEPVPGSKPALKALAAQWVRADRASDWPQALMDLASSVCRPKTPKCAECPMSEGCQAHHLNRPENYPVRLSKIPKPHRYGVVFLIVSDEGFIVERRPDKGLLGGMLGLPHLDWRDKVWADVESKNQLLISGEAKLIGRYDHVFTHFRLTQDVWLQRITALQLTDFLRRHNQYQYLSFDDKKALPTVFDKALKFIPSLV
- a CDS encoding DUF721 domain-containing protein; the protein is MPKPPPPPVNRQITPLLKSLSARFEAYDTGAGRLKNRWPEIVGESLAKLSEPVKIISGRPAAKPTARGSLSKNAPTPANTKSVGILEIRCEGAYASILQHQQDLIMSRVNLFLGAGSVGRLRIVQGQVSHTTRQATATVQSRPLNAEQELALQNSLKDVGDDRLRQTLLKLGRSVIARDNARTKAPERSPKT
- a CDS encoding DsbA family protein — its product is MSMNFGKYLAVAALGFGLMVSACSKGGGDAVKSDDMVMGSDNAPITLVEYASVTCSHCAQFNETVFPDIKKNYIDTGKVKYIFREFLTAPNDVSAAGVLLARCAGEDKYFQVIDSVMRSQREIFETGDAKGVLLRVAKTAGISDDQFNKCVTDPEGLKRINANMETAIKEHNITGTPTFLINGKKYDYKGGDIKEFDAAFAAASPAK
- a CDS encoding thioredoxin domain-containing protein codes for the protein MMKLPQINILKARSLRGLAFRCALGLATGFAVVAPISLYAQNKAASQAELPEMYKGNPNAPVEVVQYASATCSHCAHWHNTVWPEFEKKYVKTGKVKFTFREVATQPANVAFGVYMVGRCAAAKPPAKMTASTAYFTVVDGFLKDQAKVAQSGDALTEIKTLAARVGMDDAELDACLKDEALFQKVRDRMEKTMQANNVEGTPTFFVNGVRLDGETELKDFDAAITAAQKPKKKSS
- the smc gene encoding chromosome segregation protein SMC; the protein is MQFQRLKLSGFKSFVDASEFRIDPGLTGIVGPNGCGKSNLLEALRWVMGATSAKAMRGMGMDDVIFAGSDKRPSRNWAEVTLTIDNADRLAPQPFTDQPVLEVARRIDRGAGSTYKVNGKEVRARDVQLLFADASTGANSPALVRQGQISELIAAKPQNRRRVLEEAGGVSGLHTRRHEAELRLRAAETNLSRLDDISRELDQALSRLKREARQADKYKKISAEIRALQKAILHAKWLEALTAFQTATGEMQTLSRHVEETTRVAAVAQTEALKSAEIIPRLREEEAVAATVMHRLNIEKERLDLEEKQARNEIERLKADLQRQQSDHARELDLSGDGQNQIERLTTALDKVKQEISEAPSREPELEAAVATAETARQAADQTIERLASELAALNERQRLEAARLREAENRFERAQAQVKAAQSEKANLGSFDHDAITALELAVTASQRTLDEARNTSETLDAGRAPLIEAEAEARKAVREAEDKLGRMTAEARGLSQILLGSNSKEKAPVLDAVRADKGYELALAAALGEDLNLRLSARNSTDALAFWVEDFTAQNTINWPAGVTPLSQFIKAPTALTARLNAVGVVAQSDGDSLQALLPTGARLVSVEGDLWRWDGVIVRAKAPKPAAVRLSQRTRLEDLETEIDALKPELATAQATLAAAAQAQRVHEDNVRNARLKIPELERTLRGQQIKLDELQKAQARFDARTLALSETLTRLEEGMIEASEALETVRSKQSAPQDQTELNNALNTARQDAEIKRQLVTATRSALDEEKRNRAAREGRERNISRDLSEWTRRHAESKARIERLQKDQNATAEALSKATDAPAAFEDKRISLLDSLETAEKRLTDARDKLQTAENTRREADIKERALEQDAAAAREQRAGAGARLEAAQLRKDEIEAQILNETGSDPEALGRRLKEEAIATPADAAGAESLLSGLERERDQLGAVNLRAEEEAGEYQDRLETLSRERLDLTTAIAKLRDGIDELNAEGRERLLAAFEIINEHFKALFVALFGGGSAELRLVESDDPLEAGLEIFACPPGKRLSTMSLMSGGEQALTATALIFGVFLANPAPVCVLDEVDAPLDDANVDRYCKLLDEMRTRTNTRFIAITHNPVTMARMDRLFGVTMAERGVSQLVSVDLHQAEALVAD